Genomic window (Papaver somniferum cultivar HN1 unplaced genomic scaffold, ASM357369v1 unplaced-scaffold_0, whole genome shotgun sequence):
AAGCAAGAGTATCCTGAATTGGAATCAAACATAACACCAAATTCATAACTCTGTAATACTTTATGTCTTCACCTATATAATGATTTTGTTCCATTGACAACATATTATATTTATAGATTTCATAATTAGAAACTCGAATGTTAAAATGACGCATACACCAATTGGGTGCTGCATATGCAGTTTCTTACAACATTTTCGTTTACCTATCGAATATCCTCCAGGTAGTTGAGATGAGAACAGAGACCTACTACCTCCATCATCAACAACCCCtctatgttgttgttgttgaacctTCCTTCTATCATCAATACCACCTAATCCagaacctccaccaccaccaccgtcgttACCTCCATTACCACTTTGATATCTAGTACATATTGGACGTTTTACAACGGATCTAAAAAATCTAGGGTTCATTcagttttatcaaaaaaaaaaaatcacaattcAAAATCATCCAAATCAAATAAAACTAGAGAGCGAAAGAATGAAAGAGCATATCTCCAAGACCAATATCAACAGTAAAGAGAATAGGCTAATTAAAATTGTATCGTCTAGCAAATGATCCCTTATGAGGTGGAAAATTATAAATGAAAAAAATGCAAATATTGAAATAAGAAAAACGACGATTCACCATTATCTACTCCTCCGGGTTTAGTTTATAGAGAGAGTTGGAATCTCTGGTTTTTTTCCGTGAATCGCCATCATCATCGCCAGAGCTCTCCAATTGGTGAAGAAAGAATTGATAAAACCGAATTAGATTTGACTAGAAGGGTTTTTTAGGCATTTTAAAAATACACTTTATAACTTCCGCACATGTTCGGACCAACGAGTAAaaaatctggtccaaaaacatgtttttggaccagcgagtAAATTTATTTTGGTGATGGATTACACACTAAACGGTGCTTCTAAaactggattaaccagtaattcctagtaGTGGATACCTCACAAATTGGGAAATATTTTTTGTTACAGTTCGCATGGTTTTTCGATGCCGACTACAACAACCGGGGTTGAAAATCCTCGAAATTACCGTGCAAAAACTAAATAATTTGCACGAATAAGTAATTTTTTTTGGATAATCTCTTCGTTCATTGAACTGAGCTGAGTACTTTTGGGatatctttttctcttctttgcaaGTATTATTGTGGGTTTTTCCTAATGATTTAAAGAATTTAAGGTTGATCTGGTGACTGGACAGAGTATCGAAGAGAGGCAAAATAGTTTGGCATCTGCTACCTTTCACAATTAGCCAGGAACTATAGAATAGAGGAGTGCATGGAGGAAGACCTAAATCTAAAAATGGTTTGGCACATCCAGTTAAGTTGGACATTTTCCTTTAGAGCCCAAATATAgatatttttgaaaatttcaCTACGAATCAAATTATCTATCAATGGGAAGACATCATTCTTATGTTATTGGGGTTCTTTTATTTCCTTGCTGGTGTGGGGACTATAGATTTTATTTGAGtcccatcattttcttcatccacTTAGATGAGAGGGACAAGGGATATCTAAAAGCGTGAAAGTACTAAGTTACCCTCactattaaaacttaaaaatcaAATCTATTATTCCACTCCTTTAGGTATTTTTTTATCAACCCATTTCTCTTAATTAGATTTTTGATGAATCATATattcaaaatttaaaattttcagaaatttgggtTGTCTCGGTTGATATGAATACCCACACTAACCGATTTTTAACAATCGACTGATATTCACATACACGTCGACCGATTgttcttgatgttcttcgtgGTTGAAAAACATCAACCCATAATCGACCAACCTTCGAACATACAAGACCATAGAaaaaactcaactctcacgggagagattaatcccttggtcctcaaggcacccATATCCACGATTTATAGTATACGTCCccacgagacactgctggtcgtgatgccgtgattcctatCCCACATCCTTGACGAGATActgctagtcacgtaagttctgtagagcgtaaaacgtccccgacagacttatgaaccagaacagttACAATTCCAGCATCTCTTCGCGAGACACAACTGATTGTGATGTCATGATTCCTAGTATGCATCAtcgcgagatactgctggtcattaGGCTCTGTAaatgcgtaaaaacgtccccgacggacttatgacccagagcggaggcATACATGTCtcttgtaagcacgactcaccctatttgagatcaaagactgattcctagtacatcatcgcgagatacactggtcatgtctactctaggctctgactcgacttgcAGAGCTTCAGAATAATTCCTAAAACATCCCTacgagatacactggttattctgcctctggTCCCTTTCTACAGACTCCTAAAACATCCTTCTGAGAGATATTGGTCATGTAGGGCCCATAAATATGGACACGATTGACTCCTAATACATCTCTGCAACATACGTTGGTCAAAGGAAAGCGAGCcgaagtctcgcagagacattatCAGGCGTGCAagctttcttttctctcccaaacatGTCACAgctgacttaggagagatttcATCGCGTTGGCCAAGTTTCGTACAGACTGTACCGCGTCAGCCAACTCTCAGACGGCTCCAGACGTGTAGGCCAAATCTCAGACGGCTCCATACGCGTCGGCCAAATCTCAGACAGCTCCAGAAGCGTCAGCCAAATCTCAGATAGCTCAAGGAGGGTCGACCAAATCTCAGGTGGCCTCATCCGAGCTGAGCCATCTCGTCAGAAGAGTCTTATGCAAGTACAAGACTTAGGCACAAGCCTCATCTAGGCCGCATGCCTCTTTCTCAGCGTAtcaaacacactcacggctagtaaattgggAATGAACCGTACAcgtctatccaaaaacgtggataacttCTCTTGAGATCCaaatgctcaacaaagggacccataAGCAATAATGCGGTCTCCACGTGAAATATGTGATCGTACATGAAGAGAGAGAGCTCAACCTCAGCCTCTCTCACACTCTACACACGATTTATGAGGCATTTTATGCCTTTTCAAGTTGACTCAttctagtcattctcacaaatcagagaatatctctctatcttggccaactcggctaaagagaatatggatctctctcaacacatcatcacaaaggctgactcagcttcacacaaattggGAGATAacagttagggttttggtttggcggtctacggaacgtcTGAGAAATACAAGGCCTATTTCTCACCGCATACGATAGTAagggcggtggaataatgagataaactcaacccaGTGTATCTCTgtttattcctgaagagacgaaGGAAGTGCTCCGCACGGAACGACAAGCAATCCCTATCTTCATCGACCTGAGGTTAGAGAATTCacctataaataggtcatctatttctccaagctaacggaactttctcataaactctcaaaataattcttctttcaaaccctagaattctctgatctctctcttcatctgcttccctccctaagaccagctcTAACCTCTCctatgactgaagcagcctttgaatggacattgtgcgtggtttaggcgaagaatgttcatgctcaacctcccgtaactcactttcagaaaccctagaatccaaaTTTTTGTCTCTCAccaattttaggtaactacacacTTATAAAGACTGATTCTGGTAACCCATTTTTTCAATTAAGAAATCATACTCATTCTAAAGCCGAGTGATGTACACTCGATTTTTGTTCGAGTATAAATTTTATACTCGAAATGAAAACAATTTTATACCCGAATTGAAGATGAATATGAATATGATTTTATACCTAATTTGGAAACAAGTATGAATTTATACTCGAAGTGAAAATGAGCATGACTTCCCAAGTAGAATATAATCTCATACTCGAtctgaaaatgagtatgaaatcatactattGTTAACTCGAGTATGGATTTAAATTATGTTTGAAGTTTTTCAAAACTAGCAGATAATAGGTCGATATGGAGGAAAGAAAttttaatttctttctttttgtttttgaagcTACAATCAGTCTATGTAATAATTAGtatcaaccgattctgggttttccTTCATGAATGATGAGCATCAACTAAAATCGACCTATGAGAGCATGAATATCgaccttacaaaaaaaaataaaaaatcatgctTGGTGATCATTAACATTAGTTGATTTATGAGTTAACAAGATTAAATATTTATTAATCAATCGAATTAACATTAATTAATCAGGGAAAAATTAGTCATTAACTAAATTAGTTGGATAAAAGGTTTAtgattttacttcaaaatatcctctctctttttttctggtGGTACGCCTCAAATAAAACCAATAGGTCTCAAGCTAGCCATGTTTTATCTCCGTCGAAGGTATTTTGACCACTTTCTATACACCTCTATAAATTATTTTTTCCCCTttcaatatatatttttcctcaaatcaaaaaaaaaaaaaaaaaaaacaaagactaACTATTTTTTTTCTTGGTTCTAAGGTTTTTTTACCCTCTAGTAACAAAATCATCAAGTTTTATGATCCCAAAACCATTTCCTTTCATTGGTTTGCTTTCCTTTTGTATGATGTTCATATTCACTTCATTATTCACAATCTTGGTGGGAATCACCACCAAACATTATCAGTGAAATTCTCAGTAGAGAACGCAGTTAATTGTGCTTGTGCGTCAGTTTAGTTTGAGTCTGTTGAGAGTGTTATAGTCCCTGGTGTCTCTGTAATACTCTTTTGTTTCAATGAATTTCCTCTTTCCTTAAAATtaataaaaggaaaagaaaattctCAAAATCGATAGATCGTATTGGCTAGTTTCAGTCAGTATCACTGATACTACTTGTAGGGACGGAGGGAAGGGATGCAAATGGGATCAGTTGCACCcattaaattttgattttcagtagGAAGAGTTTGGGTTTTATCTAATCTTAATGTCTTATGGGAGCAAATAAAAATAGTAAAATTGGAAGTTGTATTAGTAATGAGTTCAAAGTGTAAACTCATTGCTTTAAAATCTTCTATATTCTTTTCTACCTGATAAACTATTTTTAACGAAAATTAAAGAAAGCAAATGATGCTGGACTAGAAGACAATCATTTAAGAATTTAGGTGACGTAATCATCCTCGTTAGGGATAAAACACGGAGTCTTTAGGGCATTCTGGCATGCCGTTTTGTTGTTGCCTGCTCTTGGCATTAGTATGCACAATTCCTTGAACAAATTGATATATTGAAATTGGGGTTTGTGATTCATCACAAAAGTGATAAGCTTGTATAGCTACGAACTCCATATTGAtcaaaaatttatctattatGAATGTCTGAACAAATTTTGTTCAACCTGATAACATGTAAGCCCTGGCTCCGTCCTTCactacctatatatatatatatatatatatatcagtgaTCTGTGTTACAGGTACCAAGCCTGAACCTTTGGTCATGCTCCTCTTGACCTCACTACCAATCCCAATATTTGAGTCATCCTCCTTTCCATTATTCAGATTGTGCAACGTCTTGTCCCAAATCTGGACTAGCCCTTGTTGTCTCTATGGTGGCACGGCCCATGTAAGTAAGGCCACCCTACCAACTTCGTTGAAAAAGAAAAGGGCCAATGAAATTCTAGACACAGGAGTGGGACCATTCACGTAGACTCCATTTTTTGATGTGGAGCCGTAATTGTACCCTACCTGCTTTTATGTCCTGGTACATTTGACTAACTCGTTTGGGCCACGCTAGCTAGTAACAGACGTGCAGTGACTAATTGACAGTGAAAGTTATCCGTCCGTCCAATCATGTTCAAAAATGCATGTCGTCTATGGAAATTGTGGATAGGGCAGTTTGACTTTTGCGAGAGAGATCGACCAGATTTGATACTACAAGAGAAATGAGCTTATATAATTCACAAACTAACACCACAAATAGAAATAATGGATGAGGCCAAGTTTGACAAAAAGAACTATGATAATACAATTATTATCGCATGTATAATTCAAACTCGAAGGTCCAAACACGTGTAGACACGGCTTGTTGAAACCACCTAGCCGAAATCGCCTAGCTGAATTCTGAAAGATAAACTTTCATATTTGAAATCAGTAGTTCTGCATAGGTGCACAAAAGAATAGTGGTGAACAAGGATGAAGAACATCGATGCTCTCGAAATAGCTCGAAATATGGTTTTGAATGATGAATATGAAAAGATCattttttttctgaaacaaaaGGAGTATCACGTTCGTTAGGCAGATGTCAGTGTATCATGCATAAGTGGGACACGCTTAAGATTTCCCACGGGGGCCTCACCTCGCGCCTTCCAAATTCCTGTTATCTTAAATCCCGACAGACCATAACCTTTTTCATGGTATAAAACATCGGGTTGAACTAGTTTAACTACAGTGTTCGACAGACATTTAATACTTCAACAAGTAGTTGGCAATATCTGATTTTGAATCCTATATTCCTATTTTAAGCAATAAACATTTACCGATTTTACAGGGAGAATCGAAGTTCATTAGCCTTGATGATTCTCAAAAGACATTCACAGACAATCAAAAAGCTGtactatttttttcctttttagggTTCATAAAGATATATTCACAGACTTCCTGTTTCTTTTCATCTAAAGAAGAATCAGAGGCCCAGAAGTTAGTAAACCAAAAAACCACTTTGGATGGTTTACATGAGCTAAGGTGGTGGTGAGTCATTATTCTTGATTTCTCTGTTTATTTTTTGTGTAAATGTTAAAAGAACTCAGTTTTCTGTTTACAAACTAATAAGTTAAATGAGATTGGAGATGATTATATCATAACCTCCTCATTGATTGGTCAACCAATTAGTTTATGATTATTCTGATGATATTATCAAAGTTGGCTTTTGGCTTTTCTACAAGGACATTTTTGTTTGCAATTTTTTAGGTTATTCTGCAAATTATTGGGCATTGTTAATCTAGGTTAACTCTTTTCTTAACCATGTTTATAGAATAAACAATCTATCATTATTGGAGAAGTTGGCTCTTTCTAACTAAGGATATGTTGGTAGATTAAACAATCTTATCACTGTTTGGTTATGTTTCAATTTCTTACTCCAATTTTGATGAAGTGTGTACTGTTTGTTTACTGGCTCAGTTTGTTTGTTTCCAAATGTGACGTTTCCCCGCGTAATTAAGAAGAAATTTGATGCAGTAAACTAGTATAGAAGTGTGTCATGGATGTGTTTGTTTTACTGCTTGTAAATTTTTGATTTACTGTGGGCTACGGCTAAAGTAAGTGTCAGTCGTCTTAGGAAATATTGTTTATAAAGCGAAATTATCTGCATTGCATGTATTTTTAATGGTGGTTATGGTTTAAACGAATAGAGCATTCAAGGCAGGTTCTGTTTCGACGACATGATATTCAGTTTCCTTATATGTATTCCAAGGATTAAGATGTGGTCCAGTTATAGATTCCAAAGGCTAGGTCCCCTTTTCCTTTTCCGTTGATTCAATTCCACTCCTTAATTTTCATATTCAGGGGATGGGACTGGAGGGAAAAGTAGAAAGGTGTATATGAAAATGACACGTTTTTTGGCTTAGTAATGAGAATTCATTAGAACCATCAGAAGTGCTTTTGTAATTTCTGCGGTGTTTCGAAggggtccagatcgtctgtgccactgcttgggtgtgccctatgtgccacaccaataaaaacacggtattttctcttggatttgtaatatcttctttaactaattaattatctttcctaatcgattagtgttgtataaatagaaaatctatttagttagtcatggttaatgagaggaatgatgtggcgtgtttctattggtgtggcacatagggcacacacaagcagtggcacagacgatctcgacccGTTTCGAAGTTGCATATCACTTTTACTTTTGATTTCCATACTTGATTTACCACCGCTAATGCTAAAGTAGAAAAATTCTGTCATGAatgatgtaattttttttcttccgaaTTTCGAATACTAGTTAAGGAAAGTATAAAAGGTTTATCTTTTCGCTATAGATATTTCTTGCTGTTGCCATCCAAGCATCCTTTATTCCTTTTCAACACCTCGATCAACCTAACCATATTATATCGTAAGCAGAATGGTAATCAACCACTTGTCTCAACTTCTAACCCCAGCTATCAAACATTGTTTATTGATGCTACTTTTGCTAAGTCAAATGTAAATTTCCACTCTATTTCGCTAACGATGTGGTATGTAGTCTTAAATTGGTCTAGGTTCATAATACATTTCTAATGAAAGCAATCTGCTCGGGATCTTGGACTTGGAACTCTTTTTTGTAATCTATATATAGAAACAGCATTTGGTATTCCCTACCATGTTTTAAACTTAGCATCTTAAAACAGTCTAATTCTACGCTCTTGTTGTTGTGATATAATTTCCATCTCATGTTCTGAACTAAGAGCTTCTCTTGCTAGAAAGGtagttttagttttcttttgcttttctttcttatttgtcattggtgttgatggatttggcttccctttcaagaaaaaaaaaacaagtctgGCATGACGCATAGCGCACTACAGCTGTGTAGCACGAAGCATAATGCAAACTGAAATCCAAAAATGCTCTTTTGAAAGTGGAAAAGTTATCTTAAATATACTACTATAAGCTTTTCCACATGCATGTATTGCATCTTAGAACCGTCGTTAACTGCTATATTCTTatggttttctggtttttgatgCCTGATAGGTAAATTTATTGTGATAAGCTCGATATACAGTTGACAGTCAAGAAATGGGTCGTTCAGTTCATTCAAACGACGAAGAACATGAAACGAAGGACATTGCAAGCGTGACATCATCACGCAGGCATGGAAGTGGTGAAACTATGCACAAGGTCGGACCACCTTCTAAGAATAATCTGATGAAAGAATTCAAAACCACAATGAAGGAAACTTTCTTTTCTGATGACCCTTTACGGCCTTTTAAGGACCAACCAAGATCAAAAAAGTTTGTCCTAGGACTCCAAGCTGTCTTCCCAATTCTCGACTGGGGAAGAAGCTATAGCTTTTCCAAATTTAAAGGAGATCTCATTGCAGGACTCACTATTGCTAGTCTCTGTATTCCCCAGGTAAATATAGAAATTTCTAAATTGGAAAAATGAATTGATGGAATTCTGTTTACTTGATAACCAAAAAATCCTAACTTTCCTTTAAATGTGAAATAGGATATTGGGTATGCCAAGCTTGCAGGTTTGCTTCCACAATACGGGTTATGTAAGTCTCATTTTCTCTCTTTCCTTGCCTCGTTTGTTAGTGAATTAACATCTGAGTTGTTTTATTGTTCTTATGTCTTATTGGATATGTTATTTATATTGGTTTCTGTTGTTCCTGCAATGCTGCAGACTCCAGTTTCGTTCCACCATTGATTTACGCCTTCATGGGGAGTTCAAGGGATATCGCAATTGGACCTGTAGCTGTTGTATCTCTTTTGTTGGGAACGCTACTCCAGGCTGAGCTTGATCCCGATTTAAACCCAATAGAATACCGTAATCTTGCATTTACGGCTACCttttttgctggagtttttcAATTCACTCTTGGGTTTCTCAGGTAATTGAGCTTTAATATTGTATTATCTTCTAGCCTCACTTAACAATGTTGTGTCAGTTTTGTTTCAGTTTTTCATTTCTCAGTTCTCATTGTCATTTAACTCCAATTTTTTATGATAccaaatatattttttctttcagattAGGATTCCTGATCGACTTCTTGTCCCATGCTGCAATTGTTGGGTTTATGGGGGGTGCCGCAGTCACAATAGCACTTCAACAATTAAAAGGATTACTCGGCATCAAGAAATTTACTAAGAATAGTGACATTATTTCTGTTATGCAATCAGTAGTGGGTTCAGCACGGCATGGAGTAAGTGTTCTCTCCCTTTTTCAAGTGATTAACTATCATAGCTATAATTTGAAGCAGCTGATGTTAGCTGACGCTGCTGACCTTTATAGAGTTGGCTCGAAACTCCTTAACTTTTTCCAAAATAAGTCAACGCTTTGGACCCGAACAAAAGTATGGTCTTTTATACATTGTCTGAGTCCCGGAACTCAATTAGAACTGGTGAGAAGAAGACTGAAAATTTTGGACAGGACCTTCCCTTTAACAAAGACTTTGGTGTGAGaaatgctttgaagtttttgtaAATATACGAAAGAACTTTCAGTTAAACTGCGGTCTCAATTCTAATTTCAAGTTGCTAAATTTATTCTCCTTGTTATGTTTGCAGTGGAACTGGCAGACTATACTCATAGGTGTATCATTCTTGACTTTCTTACTCACCGCAAAATACATAGTAAGAGCAAATTTTGTCTTGTCTTGAAAATTCGAGCTTGTAACTCTAGGCGTATATATCTGTGGATGCCATTCTGACATATAAGCTTATGCTAACAGGGAAAGAAGTATAAGAAATTGTTCTGGGTTCCTGCAATTGGTCCTTTGATCTCAGTTGTTGTGGCTACCTTCTTTGTGTATATCACCCGTGCTGATAAGGATGGTGTTCAAATAGtaagtcatttgatttgatgatatctctttttttttccgatttacttttcttctttttagCACTCCTTCACACTGACAAAATAAGTACCAGTTCTAACAACACTTCTTCTACTTTTTGAAGGTAAAACATATAGATCAAGGTATCAATCCATCGTCTTTGAAAAAAATTTACTTTACTGGTAAATATCTCACCGTAGGAATTAGGATCGGTGCAGTGGCTGGTATGGTAGCTTTGACGGTAGGCACCAATTTTACATCCCCTTTTCTGTTTGATGATAATAATCCAGAGAAATTGTCGAGCATGTTTTTTGGTGCCTTGAACAATATATTTACTTTTGATTTATCAGGAAGCTGTAGCGATTGCCCGAACATTTGCAGccatgaaagattatcaaatagATGGTAACAAAGAAATGGTGGCACTTGGAACAATGaacattgttggttcaatgaCATCCTGTTATGTAGCTACAGGTAATTACACAACTATTCAACCATGCGATAATATAAGGATTTGTTATACTAGAGTACTTATCATGTATTATCTGTAGTTTCTTATCCTTTCGGTATATCTTTGTATTTAGTACATGATATGAGGGATAACATCTCCTTTACCATTAATTTCAGGTTCCTTCTCTCGCTCCGCTGTGAATTACATGGCTGGTTGCAAAACTGCTGTTTCCAACATCGTCATGGCCATTGTCGTTATGCTAACACTTTTAGTTATCACACCCCTATTTAAGTACACCCCAAATGCTATTCTTGCCTCTATCATTATATCTGCTGTTGTCGGATTATTGGACTACGAAGCAGTAATTCTCATCTGGAAAATTGATAAATTTGATTTCTGTGCTTGCGCGGGGGCGTTTTTTGGTGTTGTTTTCATCGGTGTTGAAATGGGGCTTCTAATCGCGGTAAGTTGTTTGATCTGTATGTCATATGATAGAACTTAATCCATCCAGGCTCAACTACTTACATGTTCAACTATAATTTTCGATTAACAGATCGCAATATCCTTCGCCAAAATCCTCCTACAAGTAACAAGACCAAGGACAGCAGTACTTGGGAAACTCCCAAGAACAACAGTTTACAGGAATATTGAGCAATATCCTGAAGCTACCAAAGTTCCGGGCGTTCTGATCGTGAGGGTCGATTCAGCAATTTACTTTTCCAACTCCAACTATATTAAGGACAGGTACTGATTTCATTCTAGCTAATAAACATACCCCATTTTAAAGCTTCGGTGACCTTTTGCGTAACATGATGAACTCACTCTGAATCCAAATGTTTTACTTTTTGATCAATTGGAGAATCTGAAACTCAAAAATTGTTCTTCAGGATCTTGAGATGGTTGACTGACGAGGACGAACAACTAACTGCCCAGGGTCTACCACAAATTCAACACGTGATTGTTGAGATGTCACGTAAGTTACCTAAAAACTTGATGCTAAGATTCTATATCTGAGTGCTTGATATAGACACGGTTTCTAAATGCTTTTGTTGTGTTCATTATAGCTGTTACCGACATCGACACCAGTGGCATTCATGCACTTGAAGATTTACATAAGAGCCTCCATAAGAGAGATATTCAGGTATAGGCCATAGTAATTTGTAAGCTCACCTTTTGTCTGTCAGAATAACATTTCAATTTTTTGCATGAATGACATTGACATTTATTCCGTGTTTACTTCTCAGCTCATTCTAGCCAACCCTGGGACAGCAGTGATTGACAAACTTCATACATCAAAAGTGGATGATGTAATTGGCCATGACAAAATATTTCTTACAGTGGCAGACGCAGTCCGAAGCTGCCATCCAAAGAGTACAATTGACGAAGTGTGAAAAGCTCAAATGTGAAGTTTGTGCTGCAGAAAATGCCGGTTTGATTATTTGGATCTTCCCTCGTGAAGGTGAATTTGTTGGAAGAATATGATGGTGACAAAAGTAATTGAGAATTATCAGTTTGAGATTTTGGGTGAAATAAGGGTGATTTAACCTTGTGATGttcctttttcctttcttctcttcttgtGTTTATATTTTCTGGTCATGAAAATGTTCATATCTCAGTTTGTACTCTAACAGGGAACCCATGTAATATAAACTTTGAGATGATCTTTTTGGATGTTGAACCTTTTTCGTTGTTCCAATGTATTGTTCCCTTTTTGTAATGTCCATGCATAAAGGTAGTACCCTCCTTTCACAGTTTCACAATTTTGAAATTATGCCTACTATGTTGAAGGTGAGCAATTTTAATTTTTTGTGAGGATGTTCTTCGAGAGAACTTGAATATTATTAATTAGATAGTTTTACAAGAGTTATTATCAGTGTTTTAAGACCCGGACCGGACGGTTAGACCAGTGAACCAGTAAGAAAACGGTTTGGTCCAATACTGACCCATTAAAAAAAACTGTGAACAATGTGAACTGACCGGTCTAACCGGTATACCAGCTGACCCTGCTAGGTTTTTGACGGTTCAATCGTTACTTTCCCATCAAAGTTCTTTTTTTCCTTCCGAAGTATTCATCAAAAAAATTTAATTCCGAAACATtcatcaaaaaatttaaaacagaTCTTTCATGGAATCCATGTATTGTGATTTGTTTTACTCA
Coding sequences:
- the LOC113325903 gene encoding sulfate transporter 1.2-like, translated to MGRSVHSNDEEHETKDIASVTSSRRHGSGETMHKVGPPSKNNLMKEFKTTMKETFFSDDPLRPFKDQPRSKKFVLGLQAVFPILDWGRSYSFSKFKGDLIAGLTIASLCIPQDIGYAKLAGLLPQYGLYSSFVPPLIYAFMGSSRDIAIGPVAVVSLLLGTLLQAELDPDLNPIEYRNLAFTATFFAGVFQFTLGFLRLGFLIDFLSHAAIVGFMGGAAVTIALQQLKGLLGIKKFTKNSDIISVMQSVVGSARHGWNWQTILIGVSFLTFLLTAKYIGKKYKKLFWVPAIGPLISVVVATFFVYITRADKDGVQIVKHIDQGINPSSLKKIYFTGKYLTVGIRIGAVAGMVALTEAVAIARTFAAMKDYQIDGNKEMVALGTMNIVGSMTSCYVATGSFSRSAVNYMAGCKTAVSNIVMAIVVMLTLLVITPLFKYTPNAILASIIISAVVGLLDYEAVILIWKIDKFDFCACAGAFFGVVFIGVEMGLLIAIAISFAKILLQVTRPRTAVLGKLPRTTVYRNIEQYPEATKVPGVLIVRVDSAIYFSNSNYIKDRILRWLTDEDEQLTAQGLPQIQHVIVEMSPVTDIDTSGIHALEDLHKSLHKRDIQLILANPGTAVIDKLHTSKVDDVIGHDKIFLTVADAVRSCHPKSTIDEV